A part of Methanomassiliicoccales archaeon genomic DNA contains:
- a CDS encoding UvrD-helicase domain-containing protein has protein sequence MELTEAQRRALDIDRSLCVSAGAGAGKTKVLVDRYIRLLEEGASISQILALTFTEKAAAEMKERVRRALAERSGDEWGGRLEDFNWCNISTFHSFCAELIRQRPLESGISPRFTVLDEVSTGLVREEAFQALIRGHGTEGISDRLVRALTLYESWGLWHRLRYLYGKRAEMEDWIDAHRDPERLKRWHDGLYDDMRRSIIVGLRTDAALWGAIRTLARLSASHSGTGDAGQRFLLDASPFLDILLKGGTDDEIIAALQGLRDLKRIPNMGSKNYFTAKEKKDLNDALDLLKERLEALRFEMLSSCDEDMRRRSLESIEDLLAIYDVYSNKMEELKRERNAIDFEDMVRTVRRLVRDDERMLHELRERFRYLLVDEFQDTDPVQAFIVWAVVGDDPKDRLFIVGDPKQSIYGFRNADVVMFQRAKGRLLEKDPDASVHLDVNFRSSPQVVRFVNHVFSRIMDREEREYQFRYEEMRFSEERKDDKGSVELLLSGPKQEGLSEAEMVACRIGQLLASEEKMVYLDKEGKRLLAGRRPGPDDIAILLRSRTHLKLYEKALRDRGIPYHVHKGIGFFDRQEVLDIYNILRFLADTSDDVALYGVLRSPYFGFSDEELYWVCRADGPDIWHRLRSMAESNERCKRAVQALTSWIQRSGRVPVADLLRHIQVTSGIYAVYGAQANGRQMLSNIEKLNAMLMEGEAVITPHQAVDWMDKARSLASLEGEAPMEAIEMDAVKIMTVHAAKGLEFPIVVVPEMGGSNRGRAPDVLFDEKVGLGIKVLDEGYELEADLAYGMISEELEAKEAEESKRLLYVAMTRARDHLILSGSNSSDKDKPSDKNKASGKDKGVRWLELLRSAMPNGCFSPDGNKVELAPDVEMGVLRSKDLEGEVKERERPELLKIGQEVKMLKEWAPLPRPKRSLSLTPTGLKAFEDCPERYVRRYLFGVPEGWLDRMHEDKALRFGNAVHEVMRGRDPGSVARRYGLVEMDIEEIMLIKRSFDERSGDVRINARFSELPFMMKVRGVRLHGAMDRLEQINDGTWTVIDFKTDDIKGDEEKKAERYADQVRIYMLAVSDTVKGHVDGNIYFTKVGRSVMVKGDEGVRSEIESKVAAVLERITRL, from the coding sequence ATGGAACTGACCGAGGCGCAAAGAAGGGCGTTGGACATAGATAGGAGCTTGTGCGTGTCCGCGGGCGCCGGGGCCGGGAAGACAAAGGTGCTCGTTGACAGGTACATCAGGCTTTTAGAGGAAGGCGCTAGCATATCCCAGATCCTTGCGCTCACCTTCACCGAGAAGGCCGCCGCAGAGATGAAGGAGAGGGTACGTAGGGCGTTGGCAGAGAGGTCCGGCGATGAGTGGGGAGGGAGGCTCGAGGACTTCAACTGGTGCAACATCTCCACCTTCCATTCCTTCTGTGCGGAGCTCATACGTCAGCGTCCGCTAGAGTCAGGAATATCCCCACGCTTCACCGTTCTGGACGAGGTGAGCACCGGCCTGGTCCGGGAGGAGGCGTTCCAGGCCCTGATACGCGGCCATGGTACCGAGGGCATATCGGACAGGCTGGTCCGGGCGCTGACGCTATATGAAAGCTGGGGGCTTTGGCACAGGCTCCGATATCTTTACGGAAAAAGGGCGGAGATGGAGGATTGGATCGATGCACATCGCGACCCTGAGAGACTGAAGCGATGGCATGACGGGCTGTATGATGACATGCGAAGGTCCATCATCGTGGGTTTAAGGACCGACGCCGCCCTCTGGGGCGCCATAAGGACATTGGCACGGCTTTCCGCCTCGCATTCCGGCACCGGGGACGCAGGACAGAGGTTCCTGCTTGATGCATCTCCGTTCCTGGATATTCTGCTCAAGGGCGGGACCGACGACGAGATCATCGCGGCCCTTCAAGGACTGCGCGACCTGAAGCGTATCCCGAACATGGGGTCGAAAAATTATTTCACAGCCAAGGAAAAAAAGGACCTCAATGATGCCTTAGACCTCCTCAAGGAACGCCTGGAGGCCTTGAGGTTCGAGATGCTGTCCTCATGCGACGAAGATATGAGGAGGCGCTCGCTCGAGTCCATCGAGGACCTGCTGGCCATATACGACGTCTACTCGAACAAGATGGAAGAGCTGAAGAGGGAGCGCAATGCCATCGATTTCGAGGACATGGTCAGGACGGTCAGGAGGCTGGTGCGAGATGATGAGAGGATGCTGCATGAGCTGAGGGAGAGGTTCAGATACCTTCTCGTCGACGAGTTCCAGGACACCGACCCCGTCCAGGCGTTCATCGTATGGGCCGTGGTCGGTGACGACCCGAAGGACAGGCTTTTCATCGTCGGCGACCCGAAGCAGTCGATCTACGGCTTCAGGAACGCTGACGTCGTCATGTTCCAGAGGGCAAAGGGAAGGCTTTTGGAGAAGGACCCGGACGCGAGCGTCCACCTGGACGTCAACTTCAGGTCCTCGCCGCAGGTGGTGAGGTTCGTCAATCATGTCTTCTCAAGGATAATGGACAGGGAGGAAAGGGAGTATCAGTTCAGATATGAGGAGATGAGGTTCTCCGAGGAAAGGAAGGATGACAAGGGCTCGGTTGAGCTTTTATTGTCGGGCCCGAAGCAAGAGGGATTGTCCGAGGCTGAGATGGTCGCATGCCGGATAGGACAATTGCTCGCCAGCGAGGAGAAGATGGTCTACCTTGATAAGGAAGGGAAAAGGCTGCTGGCGGGCAGAAGGCCCGGACCGGACGATATCGCGATCCTGCTGAGGTCCAGGACGCACCTCAAGCTCTATGAGAAGGCGCTACGGGACAGGGGGATACCATATCATGTGCACAAGGGTATCGGGTTCTTCGACAGGCAGGAGGTACTCGACATCTACAACATCCTCCGCTTCCTTGCCGACACCTCGGACGACGTGGCGCTTTACGGTGTCCTCAGGTCCCCCTATTTCGGGTTCTCCGACGAGGAGCTCTATTGGGTATGCCGTGCGGACGGTCCTGACATCTGGCACAGATTGCGCTCGATGGCAGAGAGCAATGAGAGATGCAAGAGGGCGGTGCAGGCGCTCACCTCATGGATCCAGAGGTCGGGAAGGGTGCCGGTCGCCGACCTCCTGCGCCATATCCAGGTCACATCTGGCATATATGCGGTCTACGGGGCGCAGGCGAACGGGCGACAGATGCTCTCCAACATCGAGAAGCTGAACGCCATGCTAATGGAGGGCGAAGCGGTCATCACCCCGCACCAGGCGGTGGACTGGATGGACAAGGCCAGGTCCCTTGCGTCTCTGGAAGGGGAGGCCCCGATGGAGGCCATCGAGATGGACGCGGTCAAGATCATGACCGTGCACGCGGCGAAGGGCCTGGAGTTCCCTATCGTGGTCGTTCCGGAGATGGGCGGCTCCAACAGGGGCAGGGCCCCGGACGTGCTCTTCGATGAGAAGGTCGGGCTGGGCATCAAGGTCCTGGACGAGGGATATGAGCTGGAAGCGGACCTGGCCTACGGCATGATATCGGAGGAGCTGGAGGCGAAGGAGGCCGAGGAGTCCAAGAGGTTGCTGTATGTGGCCATGACAAGGGCGAGGGACCATCTGATTCTCTCAGGCAGCAACTCTTCAGATAAGGACAAGCCTTCAGATAAAAACAAGGCTTCAGGCAAGGACAAGGGTGTGCGTTGGCTGGAACTCCTGAGATCAGCGATGCCCAACGGGTGCTTTAGCCCCGATGGCAACAAGGTGGAGCTGGCCCCCGATGTGGAGATGGGGGTGCTGAGGTCGAAGGACCTTGAGGGGGAGGTGAAGGAGAGAGAAAGGCCTGAACTGCTGAAGATCGGCCAAGAGGTAAAGATGCTGAAAGAGTGGGCTCCGCTGCCGAGGCCGAAGAGAAGCCTGTCGCTGACGCCGACGGGTCTCAAGGCCTTCGAGGACTGCCCCGAACGTTACGTCAGGAGGTATCTCTTCGGGGTCCCGGAAGGTTGGCTGGACAGGATGCACGAGGACAAGGCCCTGAGGTTCGGGAATGCGGTGCATGAGGTGATGCGTGGAAGGGACCCGGGGTCCGTGGCGAGGAGATATGGCCTGGTTGAAATGGATATAGAGGAGATCATGCTCATCAAGAGGTCCTTTGACGAGAGGTCAGGAGACGTCCGAATAAATGCTCGATTTTCAGAACTCCCCTTCATGATGAAGGTCAGGGGGGTGAGGTTACATGGGGCCATGGACCGCCTGGAGCAGATTAACGACGGCACATGGACGGTCATAGATTTCAAGACCGATGACATAAAAGGGGATGAGGAGAAGAAAGCGGAGAGATATGCGGACCAGGTGCGGATATATATGCTCGCGGTGAGCGACACGGTAAAAGGTCACGTGGACGGAAATATATATTTCACCAAGGTTGGGAGGTCTGTAATGGTGAAAGGGGATGAGGGTGTGAGGTCAGAAATCGAATCAAAGGTCGCTGCGGTCCTTGAAAGAATAACAAGATTGTAA
- a CDS encoding PD-(D/E)XK nuclease family protein — translation MRNVELIMAEPQDRIERVENELKEALRRDPFGAMMILPSPTACEQVIERILDDGITVLGEPVCTLDQLAKGIFRTCAEKEVEITRQQSELILRNVMEEHRAEVPDFHPLWGNLAPTVAELRALFDTWREFLVGIDRIKGDARRQQLKAIYLSYLRKLDENGFCDDIRIKEMAVRWLEQGKVKVPGTIWMLGLNELCPLDRMLAKALMERTERAVFIARRDRGRVFNEYLAWTFAGKIEIDNLAPIEKADLSERGVKVRAQVFVDPLAEARAVASEIRSLIEGGAPPGSICVMMPMRQKTAERYRQAFEDCGVWCNLDVPTDLMRSSVVQTLLRIFDAVVEDMPREHIVRLLSSPYVRWYYQQDGERKVLGGGMVGRYAHEAGVIGGPEDWREKLDALRIRTIEEASAPDVPVPKREWMLAKAERISCISEGLQALFTRLRSIDGVMDAEERLVRIKALLKELEADRHLEFEDERIYTLEARSLSAFFDILDELVATERLLPSGGETFSSYVQRVRLMCSSCSRSLEPKYEDAVMVTGIRSSVMSRYDHVFIIGMVDGDIPFLGAGNPFITERDIEELYLLTRWDMFKQEKMYLYSAIMCARKGLWLSSHATEDGEKVVTSSFFDELLRAQRTEPFMNAEPTYSLAHQSTLLGRAVAGDGPWEGLLRPPFLDLDDILMRINVERCHRSGDYDSEYDGVLKDESILSDLGRSLGPDRIFSVTDLEMYAACPYRYYLSRVLSIEPKEEVEMEISPKDQGTFVHSLAFRLFRKMKEDGITRVTSTNIEDIERMARALAEEEMSRFPFSGPAFDAYKARMLGSEHRKGLLRAFLEKEADNVSGFIPSYFELSFGRRLPEECDPMSSEEPVSVRLSPDESILLAGRVDRIDVKGDRFLIIDYKTGMCPSQKDVREGRNLQVQLYLQAVQQILKGRKGLGGIYYQVKSEKDLGFGTLVLDGAIGEDLMPLLSKRKLFDSMDSLLDESNAKVVSILHAMRAGRFHPALDQRDCSSYCDYASICRFDAHRTLDMEGD, via the coding sequence ATGCGGAATGTCGAGCTGATAATGGCCGAACCTCAGGACCGTATCGAGAGGGTCGAGAACGAGCTGAAGGAGGCCCTGAGGAGGGACCCCTTCGGAGCCATGATGATATTGCCCTCCCCTACCGCCTGCGAGCAGGTCATCGAGAGGATTCTCGATGATGGTATCACGGTCCTAGGGGAACCGGTCTGCACATTGGACCAATTGGCCAAGGGCATCTTCAGGACCTGTGCCGAGAAAGAGGTGGAGATAACAAGGCAGCAGTCGGAGCTCATCCTGAGGAATGTGATGGAGGAGCATAGGGCCGAGGTCCCTGATTTTCACCCGTTGTGGGGCAACCTGGCCCCGACGGTAGCGGAGCTGAGGGCCCTTTTCGACACCTGGAGAGAGTTCTTGGTCGGCATCGATCGCATCAAAGGGGACGCCCGTAGACAGCAGTTGAAGGCCATCTACCTCTCATACCTCAGGAAATTGGATGAGAACGGGTTCTGCGATGACATCCGCATAAAAGAGATGGCGGTCAGATGGCTAGAACAGGGGAAGGTGAAGGTACCTGGCACGATATGGATGCTCGGCCTCAATGAGCTATGTCCTTTGGACCGGATGTTGGCGAAGGCCTTGATGGAGCGAACGGAACGTGCGGTCTTCATTGCAAGGCGGGATAGGGGGAGGGTCTTCAACGAGTATCTGGCATGGACCTTTGCCGGCAAGATCGAGATTGACAACCTCGCCCCGATCGAGAAAGCGGACCTGTCCGAAAGGGGCGTCAAGGTCAGGGCGCAGGTGTTCGTCGATCCCTTGGCGGAGGCGAGGGCCGTCGCGTCCGAGATACGGTCATTGATAGAAGGAGGCGCTCCCCCAGGCAGCATCTGTGTCATGATGCCGATGAGGCAGAAGACGGCCGAGCGCTACAGACAGGCGTTCGAGGACTGTGGAGTATGGTGCAACCTCGACGTCCCAACGGACCTCATGAGGTCCTCGGTGGTGCAGACACTCTTGCGGATATTCGATGCGGTGGTCGAGGACATGCCGAGGGAACATATCGTCCGTCTCCTCAGCTCCCCCTACGTCAGGTGGTATTATCAGCAGGACGGCGAGAGGAAGGTACTGGGCGGAGGGATGGTCGGCAGATATGCACACGAGGCCGGTGTCATAGGTGGCCCGGAGGATTGGAGGGAAAAGCTCGATGCCCTTCGCATCAGGACGATAGAGGAAGCGTCCGCACCCGATGTGCCTGTGCCCAAGAGGGAATGGATGCTGGCCAAGGCGGAAAGGATCTCCTGTATCTCCGAAGGCCTTCAGGCCCTTTTCACCAGGCTGAGGTCCATCGACGGCGTGATGGACGCCGAGGAGAGGCTTGTCCGCATAAAGGCGTTGCTGAAGGAGCTGGAGGCGGACAGGCATCTGGAGTTCGAGGACGAGCGCATATATACGCTGGAGGCGAGGTCGCTCTCCGCATTCTTTGACATACTTGACGAGCTGGTCGCGACGGAGAGGCTCCTCCCCTCAGGTGGGGAAACGTTCAGTTCCTATGTGCAGAGGGTGAGGTTGATGTGCTCCTCGTGCTCAAGGTCATTGGAGCCAAAATATGAGGACGCCGTGATGGTGACGGGTATCAGGTCGTCGGTCATGTCACGATATGACCACGTCTTCATCATCGGCATGGTGGACGGGGACATCCCCTTCCTCGGCGCAGGCAACCCTTTCATCACGGAAAGGGACATCGAGGAGCTGTATCTTCTGACCAGGTGGGACATGTTCAAGCAGGAGAAGATGTACCTCTATAGTGCCATAATGTGCGCAAGGAAAGGTCTGTGGCTGAGCTCCCACGCCACCGAGGACGGCGAGAAGGTCGTCACCTCTTCCTTCTTCGACGAGCTCTTGCGCGCTCAGAGGACCGAGCCCTTCATGAACGCGGAACCGACCTATTCATTGGCCCATCAGTCGACCTTATTGGGGAGGGCGGTCGCCGGAGACGGCCCATGGGAAGGGCTTCTTCGCCCTCCTTTTTTGGACCTGGATGACATCCTGATGCGGATAAATGTCGAGAGATGCCACCGTTCAGGGGACTACGATTCAGAATATGATGGGGTCCTCAAGGACGAGAGCATATTGTCGGACCTAGGAAGGAGCCTGGGGCCGGACCGCATCTTCTCCGTGACGGACCTAGAGATGTACGCGGCCTGCCCTTATAGATACTACCTCTCCCGGGTCCTGAGCATCGAGCCGAAGGAGGAGGTAGAGATGGAGATCAGCCCGAAGGACCAAGGGACCTTTGTACATTCCCTCGCCTTCAGGCTCTTCAGGAAGATGAAGGAAGATGGCATCACAAGGGTGACGTCCACCAACATCGAGGACATCGAGCGCATGGCCAGGGCGCTCGCCGAGGAGGAGATGTCAAGGTTCCCGTTCTCCGGCCCCGCATTCGATGCTTACAAGGCGAGGATGCTCGGCTCGGAACATCGCAAGGGGCTCCTGAGGGCGTTCCTCGAGAAAGAGGCGGACAACGTCTCTGGCTTCATCCCATCATATTTCGAGCTCTCGTTCGGAAGGAGGTTGCCGGAGGAATGCGACCCGATGTCCTCGGAGGAGCCAGTATCAGTAAGGCTCTCCCCCGATGAGAGCATTCTCCTGGCCGGCCGCGTGGACCGCATCGACGTCAAGGGCGACCGCTTCCTCATCATCGATTACAAGACCGGTATGTGCCCTTCTCAAAAGGACGTTCGTGAAGGGAGGAACCTGCAGGTGCAGCTCTACCTTCAGGCGGTTCAGCAGATATTGAAGGGCAGGAAAGGGCTCGGTGGTATCTATTATCAGGTGAAGAGCGAGAAGGACCTGGGGTTCGGGACGCTGGTCCTTGATGGGGCCATAGGCGAAGACCTCATGCCGCTGCTCAGCAAGAGAAAGCTGTTCGACTCGATGGATTCATTGCTCGATGAGAGCAATGCGAAGGTCGTATCGATATTACATGCCATGAGGGCCGGGAGGTTCCATCCGGCCCTGGATCAAAGGGATTGCAGCAGCTACTGCGACTATGCCAGCATATGCAGGTTCGATGCGCACAGGACCCTGGACATGGAGGGCGATTGA
- a CDS encoding M48 family metalloprotease — protein sequence MVGPMDVKKEDMVFISKALLLAASPVSFILLLWYVFRFSLSLLVGWTIVTIAGNLLLLLIMPKLLIGNIRGTVDQSDIPSEVQSLVEEVARSFGLPTPMVGIFMDDDPNAFTVGVGKEHIIMISSGLIRTLSQEELRAVIAHEMAHISHKDVALGCMATGIGLVLRACAMVVGALVFIVALILLALFSKGRSSSGSALLLWGVISAVTVIMFPLFIMACQMAFSRRLEYDADEAASLRTGGPGPLIRALEKIHATGQMIDVRRSKGWAGEATLDLSFYHEPTSLKDRLISSHPPIHKRIERLRSLEGVHLHPGHQPSWQLGRSGEPSSSLGTRCQGCGKDIASDMRFCPYCGRRSG from the coding sequence GTGGTCGGTCCCATGGATGTGAAAAAGGAGGATATGGTGTTCATTTCCAAAGCGCTCCTCTTGGCCGCATCACCGGTATCGTTCATTCTCCTGTTATGGTATGTGTTCAGGTTCTCCCTTTCATTGCTAGTGGGATGGACGATCGTCACCATCGCGGGCAACCTTCTGCTGCTCCTCATCATGCCGAAATTGCTGATAGGCAACATCAGAGGTACTGTTGACCAGAGCGACATCCCCTCGGAGGTCCAAAGTCTTGTAGAAGAGGTCGCCAGGTCCTTCGGTCTTCCGACCCCCATGGTAGGCATATTTATGGACGATGACCCGAACGCCTTCACTGTCGGGGTCGGGAAGGAGCACATCATCATGATCAGCAGCGGTCTGATCAGAACCTTGTCGCAGGAGGAGCTCAGGGCCGTCATAGCGCATGAGATGGCGCACATCAGTCACAAGGACGTTGCCCTGGGGTGCATGGCGACGGGCATAGGGCTGGTGCTGCGTGCCTGTGCTATGGTCGTCGGTGCGTTGGTGTTCATCGTTGCACTCATACTGCTGGCATTGTTCTCGAAGGGACGTTCCTCGTCCGGAAGCGCATTACTTCTATGGGGCGTGATCTCGGCGGTCACCGTCATCATGTTCCCGCTCTTCATAATGGCATGTCAGATGGCATTTTCTAGGAGGTTGGAATACGATGCGGACGAGGCGGCCTCACTGAGGACGGGGGGGCCGGGTCCTCTGATAAGGGCACTGGAAAAGATCCATGCCACGGGTCAGATGATAGATGTTCGAAGGAGCAAGGGCTGGGCAGGGGAGGCGACACTCGACCTATCATTCTATCACGAGCCGACGTCATTGAAGGACAGGCTCATCTCCAGTCATCCTCCGATCCACAAGAGGATCGAGAGGCTGAGGTCATTGGAGGGCGTACATCTCCATCCTGGCCATCAACCATCTTGGCAACTAGGAAGATCAGGGGAGCCATCTTCATCTTTGGGCACACGATGTCAGGGCTGTGGAAAGGACATAGCGTCAGATATGAGATTCTGTCCCTATTGTGGGAGAAGGTCAGGGTGA
- the rmuC gene encoding DNA recombination protein RmuC, with amino-acid sequence MEDLIGIILLVLGLGMGIGFTYFVTKDRVETAREKAMTESRSQIEALNENIRYKEGTITDLRQQLEGLHKERTELIEERSSLRQQLMTEREKLKEQVELLAKAEERFTETFRSLSYQALDMNNRSFLALAEENLKKFQEKANMDLESRQRSIETVLQPISSTLTSLDTVIKKVEEDHLKSTVQIQEGIRQLSENELRLQAETAKLVNALRTPGVRGRWGEMHLRRLVEMAGMTEHCDFDEQMSADAEEGKRRPDMVINLPGDRTIIVDSKVPLTAYLEALESSDEETRRSCLERHARQIRTHIDDLSSKKYWDLMDNDPEFVVMFIPGEMFFSAALEIDPQLIEYGVSSKVILASPTTLIALLLAIAHGWREHHIAENAQKISSIGKELYDRIDKFRESYAKVGKHLASAVDAYNSSVPTFQSRLLVSARKLKELNVTVEEEIDDVCEVEKTPRYHQLEEGR; translated from the coding sequence ATGGAGGACTTAATCGGTATCATACTATTGGTGCTGGGACTGGGCATGGGCATCGGCTTTACGTATTTTGTCACCAAAGACAGGGTCGAGACCGCCAGGGAGAAGGCGATGACCGAATCGAGGTCGCAGATAGAGGCCCTGAACGAGAACATCAGGTACAAGGAGGGCACGATAACGGACCTGAGACAGCAATTGGAAGGTCTTCATAAAGAAAGGACCGAGCTCATCGAAGAGAGGTCCTCCCTCAGGCAGCAGCTGATGACAGAGAGGGAGAAGCTGAAGGAACAGGTAGAGCTCCTGGCGAAGGCAGAGGAGAGGTTCACCGAGACCTTCAGGTCATTGTCCTATCAGGCCTTGGACATGAACAACCGGTCCTTCCTCGCGCTCGCGGAGGAGAACCTGAAGAAGTTCCAGGAGAAGGCCAATATGGACCTCGAGAGCAGGCAGAGATCCATAGAGACCGTCCTGCAGCCGATATCCTCCACCCTGACCAGCCTCGACACGGTGATAAAGAAGGTCGAGGAGGACCATCTGAAGAGCACCGTCCAGATCCAGGAGGGAATAAGGCAGCTGTCGGAGAACGAGCTGAGGCTCCAGGCCGAGACAGCAAAGCTGGTGAACGCCCTAAGGACACCAGGGGTGAGGGGGAGATGGGGTGAGATGCACCTCAGGCGCCTGGTCGAGATGGCAGGGATGACCGAGCATTGTGACTTCGACGAGCAGATGTCGGCCGATGCCGAGGAGGGGAAGAGGAGGCCTGACATGGTCATCAACCTCCCTGGCGACAGGACGATAATCGTCGACTCGAAGGTGCCCCTGACCGCCTATCTCGAGGCCTTGGAATCTTCGGACGAGGAGACAAGGAGGTCATGCCTTGAGAGGCATGCCAGGCAGATCAGGACGCACATCGACGACCTTTCCTCGAAGAAATATTGGGATCTGATGGACAACGACCCCGAGTTCGTTGTCATGTTCATACCGGGGGAGATGTTCTTCAGCGCCGCACTTGAGATCGACCCCCAGCTTATAGAGTATGGTGTCAGCAGCAAGGTCATATTGGCATCACCGACGACCCTCATCGCGCTGCTGCTGGCCATCGCCCATGGATGGAGGGAGCACCACATCGCAGAAAATGCGCAGAAGATAAGCTCGATCGGGAAGGAGCTGTATGACAGGATTGACAAGTTCAGGGAGAGCTACGCGAAGGTCGGGAAACACCTGGCCAGTGCTGTCGATGCTTATAACAGCTCGGTCCCGACGTTCCAATCAAGGCTCTTGGTCAGCGCGAGGAAGCTGAAGGAGCTGAACGTTACGGTCGAGGAGGAGATAGACGACGTCTGCGAGGTCGAGAAGACCCCCAGATATCACCAGCTGGAGGAAGGGAGGTAG
- a CDS encoding aminopeptidase yields MADDAKLKEAASVALKECLAVKEGERVLIVTNLGGDVFEICQELFIQAREMKATPVMVVQEEKDNFSFADPAVLDAIRGEPDIVIAICRGRIGKDPYGTHIGYIGRDERKHSHIYDKVLEGDKRCRSFWSPNCTRDIFERGVPIDYTELRRNAKALKELIDEGKEVHVTSPSGTDIRFRIEGRKGHYDDGDFRQPGQGGNLPTGEVYVSPANGTAEGAIVFDGTIDLDTAAELPDEPVRVRFEKGFAVEISGKETARKLRELLDRSEAQARGLGKLEDAKNTRHLGEMGIGLNPRAKMSCNILEDEKVGGTVHFAIGMNLENDAHAMIHLDCLVLRPDVFIDGRQVMKEGRPLV; encoded by the coding sequence ATGGCCGATGATGCAAAGCTCAAGGAGGCCGCCTCGGTCGCACTGAAGGAATGCCTGGCGGTCAAGGAGGGGGAGAGGGTCCTGATAGTCACCAACCTCGGAGGTGATGTCTTCGAGATATGCCAGGAACTGTTCATACAGGCGAGAGAGATGAAGGCCACGCCCGTGATGGTTGTCCAGGAGGAGAAGGACAACTTCTCGTTCGCCGACCCTGCCGTCCTGGACGCGATAAGGGGCGAGCCCGATATAGTGATCGCGATCTGTCGCGGCAGGATCGGGAAGGACCCGTACGGCACTCATATCGGCTACATAGGCAGGGATGAGAGGAAGCACTCGCACATCTACGACAAGGTGCTTGAGGGCGACAAGCGCTGCAGGTCGTTCTGGTCACCGAACTGCACGAGGGACATATTTGAAAGGGGCGTGCCGATCGACTATACGGAGCTCCGACGTAACGCCAAGGCCTTGAAGGAGCTGATAGACGAAGGAAAAGAGGTCCACGTTACCTCGCCCTCCGGCACGGACATAAGGTTCAGGATAGAGGGGAGGAAGGGGCATTACGATGACGGGGACTTCCGCCAGCCCGGTCAAGGCGGCAACCTGCCGACCGGCGAGGTGTACGTGTCGCCGGCCAATGGGACGGCAGAGGGGGCCATAGTGTTCGACGGTACCATCGACCTAGACACCGCCGCCGAGCTCCCTGATGAGCCTGTGAGGGTAAGGTTCGAAAAGGGATTTGCCGTTGAGATATCCGGGAAGGAGACCGCAAGGAAGTTACGTGAGCTCCTCGATAGGTCGGAGGCGCAGGCGAGGGGCCTTGGCAAGCTCGAGGATGCGAAGAACACGAGGCACCTGGGCGAGATGGGCATCGGTCTGAACCCCAGGGCAAAGATGTCCTGCAACATCCTGGAGGACGAGAAGGTGGGCGGCACGGTGCATTTCGCCATAGGCATGAACCTTGAGAACGACGCCCATGCCATGATACATCTGGACTGCCTCGTTCTCCGTCCTGACGTCTTCATCGATGGACGACAGGTGATGAAGGAAGGCAGGCCTCTGGTCTGA
- a CDS encoding redoxin domain-containing protein has product MAEKVYGLNVGDKAPDFELPKEDNEPVRLSSFIGKRPVILAFYPSDFGMMCTVEIKGLKEYYPQLKDICTLLPISTNTTYSHGNWIIALDLPFSLLSDRDGKVSRMYDVMPDPNDIAYGYLEGGRSYRCVFILDLKGVIRYKWAPEDPSLEPDYDELVRVCTELMKER; this is encoded by the coding sequence ATGGCGGAGAAGGTCTATGGGCTGAACGTCGGGGACAAGGCACCGGACTTCGAGCTCCCCAAGGAGGACAATGAGCCCGTCAGGCTGAGCTCGTTCATCGGCAAGAGACCTGTCATCCTGGCGTTCTACCCTTCCGACTTCGGCATGATGTGCACCGTCGAGATTAAGGGCCTGAAGGAGTACTATCCGCAGCTCAAGGATATCTGCACGCTCCTCCCGATAAGCACGAACACCACCTATTCCCATGGCAATTGGATCATCGCCCTCGACCTGCCGTTCTCGCTCCTCAGCGACCGGGATGGAAAGGTCTCGAGGATGTATGATGTGATGCCCGACCCGAACGACATCGCCTATGGCTACCTGGAGGGCGGAAGGAGCTACAGGTGCGTGTTCATACTCGACCTCAAAGGGGTCATAAGATACAAGTGGGCCCCGGAGGACCCCTCCCTGGAGCCTGACTACGATGAGCTCGTCAGGGTGTGCACCGAGCTGATGAAGGAGAGATGA
- a CDS encoding redoxin domain-containing protein, with product MITGKAPPLGTKVVDFTLPDESNRPVGLSELRADGPVLIFFYPSDFGMLCSIQMGEVRDKYQQFVDAGVRVVGISTNTYYSHAAWRSNMRLPFTLLSDVDGKVAEAFGVLCPKDSWFKGRACRSAFIISKEGVLLYAWVPEDTHQTPDIDGLIKECRKITGR from the coding sequence ATGATAACAGGAAAGGCCCCTCCGCTCGGTACCAAGGTGGTAGACTTCACCCTGCCCGATGAGAGCAACAGACCGGTGGGCCTGAGCGAACTTAGGGCGGACGGCCCTGTGCTGATCTTCTTCTATCCGTCCGACTTCGGCATGCTGTGCTCGATACAGATGGGCGAGGTGCGGGACAAGTACCAGCAGTTCGTCGATGCCGGGGTGAGGGTGGTCGGTATCAGCACGAACACTTACTATTCGCACGCCGCCTGGCGCTCGAACATGCGGCTGCCGTTCACCCTGCTCTCTGATGTGGATGGTAAGGTGGCAGAGGCCTTCGGCGTCCTCTGCCCCAAGGACAGCTGGTTCAAGGGCAGGGCATGCAGGTCGGCCTTCATAATCTCGAAGGAGGGCGTGCTCCTCTACGCTTGGGTCCCGGAGGACACGCATCAGACGCCCGACATCGACGGTCTGATCAAGGAATGCAGGAAGATCACCGGGAGATGA